One Xiphophorus maculatus strain JP 163 A chromosome 10, X_maculatus-5.0-male, whole genome shotgun sequence genomic region harbors:
- the LOC102229534 gene encoding disintegrin and metalloproteinase domain-containing protein 11-like isoform X1, which yields MIPVRCLLFAAVCARYAETAGVGEWVRLPSAEEVVQPKRLLQQIHSEEELLHGHLDTRVRNLPDGIQQPIHLAQSSFLVEAFGTSFTLDLELNHNLLSTDYVERHFDNGELSQNTGGEHCYYHGRVRGLPGSWAAISTCQGLQGMFSDSNFSYGIEPIGNGEQKDHIVYRMPDIDLFSLSCPGCFMNSTEPEGRTDGLSEGDGEIKDGDNKSEEEKTVFTRGQRRSKRQVRRGQRTVQTETKYIELMIVNDYELFVQLRRSTSQTKIFAKSVVNMADLIYKEQLNTRIVLVAMETWSSENRIAVGDDALLTLRDFMKFRKESIKQRCDAVHLFSGRTFMSSRSEAAYIGGICSLTRGGGINEFGSVGPMAITLCQSLGQNIGMLRNKERTAAAGCRCPDPWLGCIMEDTGYYLPRKFSRCSIEEYLRFLQQGGGSCLFNKPTKLLDPSECGNGYVELGEECDCGSLVECSQSGANCCKKCTLTHNAMCSNGLCCRDCKYELRGATCRDAVNDCDIPETCSGDSSQCPHNVHKLDGYTCEAGQGRCYGGRCKTRDGQCRTLWGYNSADRFCYEKLNSEGTEKGNCGPNPGGQGWVQCNKQDVLCGLLLCTNLTERPRFGELQGRLTSLTIHHQNRYMDCRGGHAVLDDGLDLGYVDDGTPCGPNMMCLERRCLPVPTFNLSSCPGSSTSLICSHHGTCSNEVKCICDPDYTGKDCSLFDPIPTPTPLEGPEKYKDLQEFKLHLSFIPAHSEETERRRLPLNEPWGFPFFHFLLRLC from the exons ATGATCCCTGTGAGATGCCTGCTGTTCGCCGCAGTCTGTGCGAGGTACGCCGAGACAG CAGGTGTGGGGGAATGGGTGAGGTTGCCCTCTGCAGAGGAGGTCGTCCAACCCAAGCGGCTCTTGCAGCAGATCcactcagaggaggagctgctgcacgGTCACCTGGACACCCGGGTCAGAAACCTGCCAGATGGCATTCAGCAG CCCATTCATTTGGCCCAGAGCAGCTTCCTGGTGGAGGCCTTTGGCACATCCTTCACCCTTGACCTGGAACTGAACCA CAACCTCCTTTCTACAGACTACGTGGAGCGTCACTTTGACAATGGGGAGCTATCACAAAATACG gGCGGGGAGCATTGCTACTACCATGGGCGAGTGCGGGGGCTGCCTGGCTCCTGGGCTGCGATATCCACCTGCCAAGGCCTTCA GGGGATGTTTTCTGACTCCAACTTCTCTTATGGGATTGAACCCATCGGTAACGGAGAG CAGAAAGACCACATCGTGTATCGAATGCCCGACATCGACCTCTTCTCACTTTCCTGTCCAG GATGCTTCATGAACAGCACAGAGCCTGAGGGGCGAACAGATGGTCTCTCTGAAGGAGACGGCGAGATAAAGGATGGAGACAACAAGTCTGAAGAAGAGAAAACTGTTTTCACCAGAGGCCAGAGGCGCTCCAAAAGACAA GTGAGGCGAGGCCAGCGCACCGTTCAGACCGAGACCAAGTACATCGAGCTGATGATCGTTAATGATTATGAGCTG ttTGTGCAGCTCCGCAGGTCGACGTCTCAAACGAAGATTTTCGCCAAATCCGTAGTGAACATGGCCGACTTG ATCTACAAGGAGCAGCTCAACACCCGCATCGTCCTGGTAGCCATGGAAACCTGGTCGTCTGAGAACAGGATCGCCGTCGGCGACGACGCCTTGCTCACCCTGAGAGACTTCATGAAGTTCAGGAAGGAGAGCATCAAGCAGCGCTGCGACGCCGTGCACCTCTTCTC agggAGGACGTTCATGAGCAGCCGCAGCGAAGCCGCTTACATCGGGGGGATCTGCTCCCTGACGAGGGGCGGCGGCATCAACGAG TTTGGCAGCGTGGGTCCGATGGCCATCACTCTGTGTCAGAGTCTGGGGCAGAACATTGGCATGCTTAGGAACAAAGAGCGAACAGCTGCAG CAGGCTGCAGATGTCCAGATCCATGGCTGGGCTGCATCATGGAGGACACCGG CTACTACCTGCCCAGGAAGTTTTCCCGCTGCAGTATAGAGGAGTACCTGCGCTTCCTGCAGCAGGGAGGAGGAAGCTGCCTGTTTAACAAACCCACTAAG TTGTTAGATCCCTCAGAGTGTGGGAATGGATATGTGGAGCTGGGAGAGGAATGTGACTGTGGATCACTGGTG GAGTGTAGTCAAAGTGGAGCCAATTGCTGTAAGAAGTGCACTCTGACCCACAATGCCATGTGCAGCAACGGGTTGTGCTGCAGGGACTGCAAG TACGAGCTCAGAGGAGCGACCTGCCGCGATGCCGTGAATGACTGTGACATTCCCGAAACCTGCTCAGGCGACTCCAGCCAG TGTCCTCACAACGTCCACAAACTGGACGGATACACGTGCGAAGCTGGCCAG GGTCGGTGTTATGGTGGCCGCTGTAAGACCAGAGATGGCCAGTGCAGAACTCTGTGGGGTTACA ACTCGGCTGACAGGTTTTGTTATGAAAAGCTGAATTCGGAGGGAACAGAGAAGGGGAACTGTGGGCCGAACCCTGGCGGGCAGGGATGGGTCCAGTGCAACAAGCA AGACGTTCTGTGTGGGCTGCTGCTTTGCACCAACCTGACAGAAAGGCCCAGATTTGGGGAACTGCAGGGAAGACTCACCAGTTTGACGATCCATCACCAGAACCGATACATGGACTGCAG AGGGGGTCACGCGGTGCTGGACGACGGTCTGGATCTGGGCTACGTGGATGATGGGACGCCATGTGGGCCAAACATGATGTGTCTGGAGCGCCGCTGCCTCCCTGTGCCGACCTTTAACCTCAGCTCCTGCCCCGGCTCCTCAACCTCACTCATTTGCTCCCACCATGGG ACGTGCAGTAACGAGGTGAAGTGCATCTGTGATCCCGATTACACCGGGAAGGACTGCAGCTTGTTCGACCCAATCCCGACGCCGACCCCACTGGAGGGACCAGAGAAGTACAAAG ATCTTCAGGAGTTTAAGTTGCACCTCTCTTTTATTCCTGCCCACTCTGAGGAGACAGAACGGAGACGTCTTCCACTTAACGAGCCGTGGGGCTTTCCgtttttccatttcctgctcCGACTTTGTTGA
- the LOC102229534 gene encoding disintegrin and metalloproteinase domain-containing protein 11-like isoform X5 — MIPVRCLLFAAVCARYAETAGVGEWVRLPSAEEVVQPKRLLQQIHSEEELLHGHLDTRVRNLPDGIQQPIHLAQSSFLVEAFGTSFTLDLELNHNLLSTDYVERHFDNGELSQNTGGEHCYYHGRVRGLPGSWAAISTCQGLQGMFSDSNFSYGIEPIGNGEQKDHIVYRMPDIDLFSLSCPGCFMNSTEPEGRTDGLSEGDGEIKDGDNKSEEEKTVFTRGQRRSKRQVRRGQRTVQTETKYIELMIVNDYELFVQLRRSTSQTKIFAKSVVNMADLIYKEQLNTRIVLVAMETWSSENRIAVGDDALLTLRDFMKFRKESIKQRCDAVHLFSGRTFMSSRSEAAYIGGICSLTRGGGINEFGSVGPMAITLCQSLGQNIGMLRNKERTAAGCRCPDPWLGCIMEDTGYYLPRKFSRCSIEEYLRFLQQGGGSCLFNKPTKLLDPSECGNGYVELGEECDCGSLVECSQSGANCCKKCTLTHNAMCSNGLCCRDCKYELRGATCRDAVNDCDIPETCSGDSSQCPHNVHKLDGYTCEAGQGRCYGGRCKTRDGQCRTLWGYNSADRFCYEKLNSEGTEKGNCGPNPGGQGWVQCNKQDVLCGLLLCTNLTERPRFGELQGRLTSLTIHHQNRYMDCRGGHAVLDDGLDLGYVDDGTPCGPNMMCLERRCLPVPTFNLSSCPGSSTSLICSHHGTCSNEVKCICDPDYTGKDCSLFDPIPTPTPLEGPEKYKGPSGTNIIIGSVAGAILLAAIILGGTGWGFKNIRKGRYDSGF; from the exons ATGATCCCTGTGAGATGCCTGCTGTTCGCCGCAGTCTGTGCGAGGTACGCCGAGACAG CAGGTGTGGGGGAATGGGTGAGGTTGCCCTCTGCAGAGGAGGTCGTCCAACCCAAGCGGCTCTTGCAGCAGATCcactcagaggaggagctgctgcacgGTCACCTGGACACCCGGGTCAGAAACCTGCCAGATGGCATTCAGCAG CCCATTCATTTGGCCCAGAGCAGCTTCCTGGTGGAGGCCTTTGGCACATCCTTCACCCTTGACCTGGAACTGAACCA CAACCTCCTTTCTACAGACTACGTGGAGCGTCACTTTGACAATGGGGAGCTATCACAAAATACG gGCGGGGAGCATTGCTACTACCATGGGCGAGTGCGGGGGCTGCCTGGCTCCTGGGCTGCGATATCCACCTGCCAAGGCCTTCA GGGGATGTTTTCTGACTCCAACTTCTCTTATGGGATTGAACCCATCGGTAACGGAGAG CAGAAAGACCACATCGTGTATCGAATGCCCGACATCGACCTCTTCTCACTTTCCTGTCCAG GATGCTTCATGAACAGCACAGAGCCTGAGGGGCGAACAGATGGTCTCTCTGAAGGAGACGGCGAGATAAAGGATGGAGACAACAAGTCTGAAGAAGAGAAAACTGTTTTCACCAGAGGCCAGAGGCGCTCCAAAAGACAA GTGAGGCGAGGCCAGCGCACCGTTCAGACCGAGACCAAGTACATCGAGCTGATGATCGTTAATGATTATGAGCTG ttTGTGCAGCTCCGCAGGTCGACGTCTCAAACGAAGATTTTCGCCAAATCCGTAGTGAACATGGCCGACTTG ATCTACAAGGAGCAGCTCAACACCCGCATCGTCCTGGTAGCCATGGAAACCTGGTCGTCTGAGAACAGGATCGCCGTCGGCGACGACGCCTTGCTCACCCTGAGAGACTTCATGAAGTTCAGGAAGGAGAGCATCAAGCAGCGCTGCGACGCCGTGCACCTCTTCTC agggAGGACGTTCATGAGCAGCCGCAGCGAAGCCGCTTACATCGGGGGGATCTGCTCCCTGACGAGGGGCGGCGGCATCAACGAG TTTGGCAGCGTGGGTCCGATGGCCATCACTCTGTGTCAGAGTCTGGGGCAGAACATTGGCATGCTTAGGAACAAAGAGCGAACAGCTGCAG GCTGCAGATGTCCAGATCCATGGCTGGGCTGCATCATGGAGGACACCGG CTACTACCTGCCCAGGAAGTTTTCCCGCTGCAGTATAGAGGAGTACCTGCGCTTCCTGCAGCAGGGAGGAGGAAGCTGCCTGTTTAACAAACCCACTAAG TTGTTAGATCCCTCAGAGTGTGGGAATGGATATGTGGAGCTGGGAGAGGAATGTGACTGTGGATCACTGGTG GAGTGTAGTCAAAGTGGAGCCAATTGCTGTAAGAAGTGCACTCTGACCCACAATGCCATGTGCAGCAACGGGTTGTGCTGCAGGGACTGCAAG TACGAGCTCAGAGGAGCGACCTGCCGCGATGCCGTGAATGACTGTGACATTCCCGAAACCTGCTCAGGCGACTCCAGCCAG TGTCCTCACAACGTCCACAAACTGGACGGATACACGTGCGAAGCTGGCCAG GGTCGGTGTTATGGTGGCCGCTGTAAGACCAGAGATGGCCAGTGCAGAACTCTGTGGGGTTACA ACTCGGCTGACAGGTTTTGTTATGAAAAGCTGAATTCGGAGGGAACAGAGAAGGGGAACTGTGGGCCGAACCCTGGCGGGCAGGGATGGGTCCAGTGCAACAAGCA AGACGTTCTGTGTGGGCTGCTGCTTTGCACCAACCTGACAGAAAGGCCCAGATTTGGGGAACTGCAGGGAAGACTCACCAGTTTGACGATCCATCACCAGAACCGATACATGGACTGCAG AGGGGGTCACGCGGTGCTGGACGACGGTCTGGATCTGGGCTACGTGGATGATGGGACGCCATGTGGGCCAAACATGATGTGTCTGGAGCGCCGCTGCCTCCCTGTGCCGACCTTTAACCTCAGCTCCTGCCCCGGCTCCTCAACCTCACTCATTTGCTCCCACCATGGG ACGTGCAGTAACGAGGTGAAGTGCATCTGTGATCCCGATTACACCGGGAAGGACTGCAGCTTGTTCGACCCAATCCCGACGCCGACCCCACTGGAGGGACCAGAGAAGTACAAAG GTCCCAGTGGCACCAATATCATAATCGGTTCGGTCGCTGGTGCGATTCTGCTCGCTGCAATAATCCTGGGGGGAACAGGCTGGGGATTTAA GAACATCCGGAAAGGACGGTACGACTCAGGGTTTTAA